A single Lysinibacter sp. HNR DNA region contains:
- a CDS encoding BlaI/MecI/CopY family transcriptional regulator, with protein MPGIRTRARGELENEIMRILWESPTPLNAREIQELFTGSTPAYTTVLTTLDRLHKKNRVVRSENSPRKVRFHAARSEDEHASNSMIETLEDAGDREAVLLRFAGNLSNEDVDFLRKAIGSQSTRPQTR; from the coding sequence ATGCCTGGAATTAGGACGCGCGCGCGGGGCGAACTCGAAAACGAGATCATGCGTATCCTCTGGGAGAGTCCCACGCCGCTTAACGCCCGAGAGATTCAAGAACTGTTCACGGGTTCCACACCGGCCTACACCACCGTACTCACCACTCTGGATAGGCTCCACAAAAAGAACAGGGTTGTACGCTCCGAAAACTCACCTCGCAAGGTACGCTTTCACGCCGCCAGATCAGAGGACGAGCATGCCAGCAACTCCATGATTGAGACGCTTGAGGATGCGGGTGATCGAGAAGCGGTTCTCCTGCGGTTTGCGGGAAACCTCAGCAACGAAGACGTCGATTTTCTTCGCAAAGCAATCGGTTCACAATCAACACGCCCACAAACGAGATAG
- a CDS encoding DUF5134 domain-containing protein, producing the protein MITHPVLQWAFTLVFLTIALYFTYRAVIDRTRPVQAVGHALHTVMSVVMVAMAWPWWISTPLISQLVFFVLATIWFLMLLVLQVFTRVTAGAALGGGPWHQLLHTLMMFAMVWMIVVMLPDDRDAAPGTGQGQPTSGYGGHSGHGSALPEWAVLSGVAVTTALLVAGTILIVEVIACARQSRRAWNAHTVDHTAGAVMSLGMAAMCWTMLVP; encoded by the coding sequence TTGATCACACACCCGGTGTTGCAGTGGGCATTCACCCTCGTGTTTTTGACTATCGCTCTCTATTTTACCTATCGAGCGGTGATTGATCGCACCCGACCGGTCCAGGCGGTCGGTCACGCGCTGCACACCGTGATGTCGGTGGTCATGGTTGCCATGGCTTGGCCCTGGTGGATCTCGACTCCGCTGATTTCCCAGCTGGTGTTTTTTGTGCTGGCAACGATATGGTTTCTGATGCTCCTTGTACTACAGGTGTTCACTAGGGTAACCGCTGGCGCGGCACTCGGGGGTGGTCCGTGGCATCAACTTCTGCACACCCTCATGATGTTTGCGATGGTGTGGATGATCGTAGTGATGCTCCCGGACGACCGGGATGCGGCCCCGGGAACCGGTCAGGGGCAGCCGACCTCCGGATACGGAGGGCATAGCGGACACGGTTCCGCGCTACCCGAATGGGCGGTGCTCTCCGGTGTTGCGGTGACGACGGCCCTGCTTGTGGCGGGAACCATACTAATCGTTGAGGTTATTGCGTGTGCGAGGCAATCGCGTCGCGCCTGGAACGCACACACGGTCGACCACACGGCCGGTGCGGTGATGAGTCTGGGGATGGCAGCAATGTGCTGGACGATGCTTGTGCCCTAG
- a CDS encoding M56 family metallopeptidase: MLTILALLALALVLMVIAPAILTRGCWQVMHPRTALALWYGSFLLGCSALAASMIFAVLSGINAGHAQSPPEAIFLTILAWMTLAITGGFIAFIAMSSEPILRSYKRSTAQITPLIHSQEERSRFILARFHSDEYVACTFPGREPLIVVSSALEDALTPPQFQAVLAHEYAHLRQRHGWITRIAEINALCVPRLAAGRSLLRATLLLVELIADDTAARQAGPVHLANALSRLGHLSGDDGMEFRAQRIAQQRWSRRRRVVPATLKTS, from the coding sequence GTGCTCACGATCCTGGCCCTCCTCGCCCTAGCGCTGGTGCTCATGGTGATCGCTCCCGCCATTCTCACGAGGGGATGCTGGCAGGTTATGCACCCCCGCACGGCACTCGCCCTGTGGTACGGCTCCTTCCTCCTGGGGTGTTCCGCTCTCGCCGCCTCCATGATTTTTGCCGTGCTCTCCGGGATCAACGCCGGGCACGCACAGTCACCACCGGAGGCAATATTCCTCACGATCCTGGCCTGGATGACCCTGGCTATAACCGGAGGGTTTATCGCTTTTATCGCAATGAGTAGCGAGCCTATTCTCCGATCATACAAAAGATCAACCGCCCAGATCACACCGCTCATCCACTCTCAGGAGGAAAGGTCACGGTTTATTCTCGCGCGTTTTCACAGCGACGAGTATGTTGCCTGCACTTTTCCCGGGAGAGAACCGCTTATCGTCGTTTCTTCGGCACTTGAGGATGCCCTCACACCCCCACAGTTTCAGGCCGTCCTCGCTCACGAGTATGCGCACCTGCGGCAGCGACACGGCTGGATAACCCGGATTGCCGAGATCAACGCCCTGTGCGTGCCACGGCTAGCCGCCGGACGAAGCCTCCTGCGCGCCACCCTCCTGCTCGTGGAGCTCATCGCCGACGACACCGCCGCGCGACAGGCTGGCCCGGTGCACCTCGCCAACGCGCTTTCACGACTCGGTCATCTCAGCGGTGACGATGGCATGGAGTTCCGGGCGCAACGCATCGCGCAGCAGCGCTGGTCTCGCAGGCGGCGCGTGGTACCGGCCACGCTCAAGACGAGTTAG
- a CDS encoding cytochrome c oxidase assembly protein, translating to MTATPATDSPSSPRLDAPILTRNRGLVGLCATLATLLAVTAPVITTVILGAGAYEELNRGFPGLDVGVITSILLAGADIGCLVTVGALIYLLFLRDVPPKRAKRIEQVFEVRVLRAASGLWAACSGGLVIFRALDSNGMPLFRLAEPGAFAYFFESSYAPGAWTVSFIAALIVFFAAFFADWWTGLLIPLWASMFGMLAPVVTGQILVGPEHDFGSDAGVFQTLAVNIFFGAVVVLAIRVASGRLIPPETLRRLFIIGAVALPVIITTDLILAWFKLAGTGLTDSLTGWFILGRWVCLALFVIVIGSGWLLWRRARLREHHITWGLALGTLSIAGWIAITAAMTRQAPPQYFVPTSISQVFLGFEVADPPTLAVLFGHWRPNLLFLGLAIAAVSVYLVAVRVLHKRGDTWPVGRTIAWLLGWGVVVFITSSGFGKYSAPNFAVHMIVHMSLNMLAPGMLVLGGIITLLLRATRSRPNGTAGIHDWITWILQWKVLHFIYNPLLVFILFVGSYYGLYFSGIFGDFMRFHWAHQFMNLHFLIVGYLYYSLIIGVDRPPRPLPHIGKLGYVLAAMPFHAFFGIILMSSTTIIAENFYQYFGLTWSDLPALQYLGGGIAWAGGEIPLLIVVVILLVQWGRQDAKEARRKDRHLDTGRDDEFEAYNSMLQRLTSRQTAGPVPGSGPPASPQDGSAARTTTPPHDGTPSEKEPQP from the coding sequence ATGACCGCGACACCCGCCACAGATTCACCCTCCTCCCCCCGCCTCGACGCGCCGATACTCACGCGCAATCGTGGCCTCGTGGGCCTGTGCGCAACCCTCGCCACCCTCCTCGCGGTCACCGCACCCGTCATCACCACCGTAATTCTTGGCGCGGGCGCGTATGAGGAACTCAATCGGGGATTCCCCGGCCTCGACGTGGGAGTTATCACCTCTATACTCCTCGCCGGCGCCGATATTGGATGTCTGGTAACCGTGGGCGCACTCATCTACCTGCTGTTTTTACGTGATGTTCCCCCCAAACGGGCAAAACGCATCGAACAGGTTTTTGAGGTGCGTGTGCTCCGCGCCGCCTCCGGGCTGTGGGCCGCGTGTTCGGGGGGACTCGTCATCTTTCGGGCGCTCGACTCCAACGGTATGCCCCTGTTCCGCCTCGCCGAACCCGGAGCTTTTGCCTACTTCTTCGAGTCAAGCTACGCCCCCGGCGCGTGGACCGTCAGTTTTATCGCCGCGCTCATAGTATTTTTTGCCGCGTTTTTTGCGGATTGGTGGACCGGCCTGCTCATCCCCCTGTGGGCATCAATGTTTGGAATGCTCGCCCCGGTTGTGACCGGACAAATCCTGGTGGGGCCCGAACACGACTTCGGTAGCGATGCGGGTGTTTTCCAGACCCTCGCGGTAAACATTTTCTTTGGGGCCGTGGTGGTTCTGGCGATTCGGGTTGCCTCGGGCAGGCTAATTCCCCCCGAGACCCTCCGCCGCCTCTTCATCATAGGCGCGGTTGCCCTGCCCGTTATCATCACAACGGATCTGATCCTCGCCTGGTTTAAGCTCGCCGGGACCGGTCTCACCGACTCCCTCACCGGCTGGTTCATCCTGGGACGCTGGGTATGCCTCGCGCTGTTTGTGATCGTCATCGGAAGCGGATGGCTACTGTGGCGACGCGCACGGCTCCGCGAACACCACATTACGTGGGGCCTCGCCCTCGGCACACTATCCATCGCCGGGTGGATCGCAATCACCGCCGCAATGACCAGGCAGGCACCACCCCAGTATTTTGTTCCCACCAGCATTTCGCAGGTGTTCCTCGGTTTTGAGGTGGCCGATCCTCCCACCCTCGCGGTGCTCTTTGGACACTGGCGACCCAATCTGCTCTTTCTCGGCCTTGCGATAGCCGCCGTTTCGGTCTACCTCGTCGCGGTTCGGGTGCTTCACAAACGCGGCGATACGTGGCCGGTGGGTCGCACCATCGCGTGGCTACTCGGCTGGGGAGTGGTGGTCTTCATCACCAGTTCGGGATTTGGAAAGTATTCTGCTCCCAACTTCGCGGTGCACATGATCGTGCACATGAGCCTCAATATGCTTGCCCCGGGGATGCTCGTGCTGGGCGGTATTATCACCCTGCTGCTGCGAGCCACCCGCTCTCGGCCCAACGGCACCGCGGGCATCCACGACTGGATCACCTGGATACTGCAGTGGAAGGTTCTCCACTTTATCTACAACCCGCTCCTGGTGTTTATCCTCTTTGTGGGTTCCTACTATGGACTCTATTTTTCCGGCATCTTTGGCGACTTCATGCGGTTCCACTGGGCGCACCAGTTCATGAACCTGCACTTTCTCATTGTGGGTTATCTGTACTACAGCCTCATCATCGGTGTTGATCGTCCGCCGCGTCCCCTCCCCCACATCGGCAAGCTCGGTTACGTGCTGGCCGCCATGCCGTTCCACGCATTCTTTGGCATCATCCTCATGAGCAGCACCACCATCATCGCCGAGAACTTCTACCAGTACTTTGGCCTCACCTGGTCCGACCTCCCGGCGCTGCAATACCTGGGCGGCGGGATCGCCTGGGCGGGTGGAGAGATCCCCCTCCTGATCGTTGTGGTGATTCTTCTGGTGCAGTGGGGCAGGCAGGACGCCAAAGAGGCCCGCCGCAAGGATCGACACCTCGACACCGGACGCGACGACGAGTTTGAGGCATACAACAGCATGCTGCAGCGCCTCACTTCCCGACAGACAGCTGGACCCGTGCCGGGCAGCGGGCCCCCAGCATCACCTCAAGACGGCTCTGCAGCCCGCACCACCACGCCCCCTCACGACGGCACCCCGTCCGAGAAAGAACCCCAGCCATGA
- a CDS encoding acyl-CoA dehydrogenase family protein: MTLNSSSVDRIFDVSALVSAEDWAWHQRALDFGHHHLHPHIDNDFDAKHFRHEIVSQLGKSGFLGMHIAGYGCAGASATAYGLVCHALEQVDSGWRTLVSVQGSLAMGAIAHWGSEAQKEEWLPRMARGEVLGCFALTEPEGGSDPAAMTTFARRDGSDWVLNGTKRWIGLATLADVAILWAQTDDGVRGFIIPTDTPGFHAAEITNKLSMRASVQCEITLTDLRLPDSARLENALGLRGPFTCLTEARYGIAWGVMGAAKSCLDVAVERATSREVFGRPIGANQLIQAKLANMLVEYQKGMLLALHLGTLHDVNELTPAQVSIGKLNNVREAISIASQARSILGGDGITSDFPVMRHMANLESVRTYEGTDEIHTLILGRELTGIPAF; the protein is encoded by the coding sequence ATGACCCTTAATAGTTCGTCCGTCGATAGAATTTTTGATGTGTCCGCGCTCGTTTCCGCCGAGGATTGGGCCTGGCACCAACGTGCCCTCGACTTTGGTCATCACCATCTCCACCCTCACATAGACAACGATTTCGATGCTAAACACTTTCGTCACGAGATCGTCTCCCAGCTGGGAAAGTCGGGGTTTTTAGGTATGCACATTGCAGGTTACGGATGCGCGGGTGCCAGCGCAACAGCCTACGGTCTGGTCTGTCACGCACTGGAACAGGTTGATAGCGGCTGGCGCACCCTGGTCTCCGTGCAGGGGTCACTTGCTATGGGGGCCATAGCCCACTGGGGTTCAGAGGCTCAAAAAGAGGAGTGGCTTCCCCGTATGGCCCGCGGAGAGGTCCTTGGCTGTTTTGCGCTCACCGAACCCGAGGGTGGCAGCGATCCCGCCGCAATGACCACCTTTGCCCGGCGCGACGGCAGCGACTGGGTTCTGAACGGCACCAAACGCTGGATCGGTCTGGCTACTCTCGCCGATGTTGCCATTCTCTGGGCACAAACAGACGACGGGGTGCGCGGCTTTATCATCCCCACAGACACCCCCGGATTCCACGCCGCCGAGATCACCAATAAACTCTCGATGCGGGCCTCGGTGCAGTGTGAAATCACCCTCACCGATCTTCGCCTGCCCGATTCTGCCCGGCTGGAAAACGCGCTCGGATTGCGTGGTCCCTTCACCTGCCTCACGGAGGCTCGCTACGGTATCGCCTGGGGAGTGATGGGCGCGGCCAAGTCCTGCCTCGACGTGGCTGTGGAGCGCGCAACCTCGCGCGAGGTTTTTGGGCGGCCCATCGGAGCCAACCAGCTCATTCAGGCAAAGCTCGCGAACATGCTCGTGGAGTACCAAAAGGGCATGTTACTCGCGCTACACCTGGGAACACTACACGATGTGAATGAGCTCACCCCCGCTCAGGTGAGCATCGGCAAGCTCAATAATGTGCGTGAGGCAATCTCAATCGCATCGCAGGCCCGATCCATTCTGGGTGGTGACGGGATCACCAGTGATTTCCCGGTGATGCGACACATGGCCAATCTTGAGTCTGTTCGCACCTACGAGGGAACCGATGAGATTCACACCCTCATACTGGGTCGTGAACTCACCGGTATTCCCGCCTTTTAA
- a CDS encoding copper resistance protein CopC: MSLILTEKSGRQSGIVRALLAALLGCLLGYALVVAGTGASPAFAHAELLGTTPEDGAVFEQAPTTVELRFNETVQAINGATRLIADGKDPVALDARAVDSVVSAPLPDSLPDGTYVLSYRIVSADGHPVSGAITFYVGSGAPATPGGVGGGGGAETVSLVSAGSEFAVSALTALQYLGLLVFAGLVFFKRIILRSDDSGNLRGAKNPGSLSGSKNPGSLSGSKNPGSLGGPKNPGNLNGPSSSNDLSNLNNPNAPSLPGVRRIVRIALGIAILSSVLLIPFSALRITGAEPWQIIIPEIWVPGVLWTTLTSALVITGVGGLALFLDARGTSTIRRIGAVSLAAVSVGTPLLVGHTLSVQPGWLIITADVGHLLAGAFWTGGVIGLTYFLVVARRADEKQITSEGAAGVVLRFSRFALYSVLLLAVSGIVMGVMIVGNLQGLIETGYGRTLLLKLSIVVVIVALAAWNRTRLLPAILEKPTEPLRWASLQRILSYEAALLIVVIIVTGFLTNMSPGHGGHDTAITDTQQAASDTAIHAESQGLLVHGTLAPTTIGENTLSFELSFNGTPVDSEEVQVEMRLPEQELGPLSANVVREEAGSYRAQVNFPVQGDWQVSVSVRLSTYENPIAIIPVTVP, encoded by the coding sequence ATGAGTTTGATCCTGACCGAGAAGAGCGGACGGCAAAGCGGGATCGTGCGCGCGCTGCTGGCCGCTCTTCTCGGCTGTCTGCTGGGGTACGCGCTGGTGGTGGCCGGCACGGGAGCGTCTCCCGCATTTGCACACGCCGAGTTGCTAGGTACCACGCCCGAAGACGGTGCGGTGTTTGAGCAGGCGCCCACAACGGTTGAACTGCGTTTTAACGAGACTGTTCAAGCTATTAATGGTGCCACCCGTCTGATCGCAGATGGTAAAGATCCCGTTGCGCTTGATGCCCGAGCGGTGGACAGCGTGGTCAGCGCACCCCTGCCGGACTCCCTCCCCGATGGAACCTACGTACTGAGCTACCGAATCGTGTCCGCCGACGGGCACCCCGTATCCGGAGCTATCACCTTTTATGTGGGCAGTGGTGCCCCGGCAACGCCCGGCGGTGTTGGTGGCGGTGGTGGCGCCGAAACGGTCTCGCTGGTGTCAGCGGGTTCCGAGTTTGCGGTGTCGGCACTCACCGCGCTGCAATACCTCGGGCTGCTGGTTTTTGCGGGGCTGGTGTTTTTTAAGCGGATCATTTTGCGCAGCGACGACTCGGGCAACCTGAGGGGTGCCAAGAACCCGGGCAGCCTGAGCGGATCTAAGAACCCGGGCAGCCTGAGCGGATCTAAGAACCCGGGCAGCCTGGGTGGACCCAAGAACCCGGGCAACTTGAATGGCCCGAGTAGCTCAAACGATCTGAGTAACCTGAATAACCCAAATGCTCCGAGTCTCCCGGGGGTGCGCAGGATTGTGAGAATTGCGCTTGGCATCGCGATCCTCTCATCTGTGCTCTTGATTCCCTTCTCTGCTCTTCGTATCACCGGTGCCGAACCTTGGCAAATTATTATTCCAGAGATATGGGTGCCCGGGGTGCTCTGGACCACCCTCACCTCGGCACTGGTCATCACGGGGGTGGGAGGCCTCGCCCTCTTTCTTGATGCCCGCGGAACATCCACTATACGGCGGATTGGGGCAGTCTCCCTGGCCGCCGTTTCCGTCGGGACACCACTCCTGGTGGGACACACCCTTTCCGTTCAACCGGGATGGCTTATCATCACGGCGGATGTTGGTCACCTGCTGGCCGGTGCCTTTTGGACGGGTGGTGTTATCGGTTTGACCTATTTTCTTGTTGTGGCTCGGAGGGCGGACGAAAAGCAGATCACTTCCGAGGGTGCCGCCGGTGTGGTTCTGCGATTCTCCCGCTTTGCCCTATACAGCGTGCTTCTGCTCGCCGTGAGCGGGATCGTCATGGGGGTGATGATCGTGGGGAACCTGCAGGGTCTGATTGAAACCGGGTATGGACGTACCCTCCTGCTTAAGCTCAGCATCGTGGTAGTGATTGTTGCCCTCGCCGCGTGGAATCGCACCCGGCTCCTCCCCGCAATCTTAGAGAAACCCACCGAGCCCTTGCGATGGGCGAGCCTACAGCGCATCCTCAGTTACGAGGCGGCTTTGCTGATTGTGGTGATCATAGTGACGGGGTTTCTCACCAACATGAGCCCGGGGCACGGCGGTCACGATACGGCGATCACGGACACCCAGCAGGCCGCGAGCGACACGGCTATTCACGCCGAATCTCAGGGGCTCCTTGTGCACGGAACGCTGGCTCCGACCACCATCGGTGAGAACACCCTCAGCTTTGAGCTCAGCTTTAACGGCACCCCCGTTGACTCCGAGGAGGTGCAGGTTGAGATGCGACTCCCCGAGCAAGAACTCGGGCCGCTCAGCGCAAACGTCGTGCGTGAGGAAGCCGGGAGCTACCGGGCGCAGGTGAACTTTCCGGTGCAGGGAGACTGGCAAGTGAGCGTGAGTGTCCGCCTCTCAACCTACGAGAACCCCATTGCGATAATTCCCGTAACCGTTCCCTGA
- a CDS encoding YncE family protein, with protein MRSIQQRSKKQRGYRGKVLGAVLTLSLLPLTGSYSASASSSLPEQSRVISQHGHGNPLRIAISPNGAIAYVVNATSHSISVIDVASDTRIGQVANYRGRYPSDVAFSPDGAIAYVTNSASHSVSVVYVATHTVLHEVHNYQGKSPRRVDFSPYGDVAYVTNPESNSVSVIDPVTHTQISTVHRYRGSNPQSVRFAPDGSIAYVTNAGRGDFNPSISVIDAGSNIQYGYTRYTGAMPDDVAFSPTSTIAYVTDSHPDKDISVLYGQNEIKTINRPDLRFNTSETAFSSDGKYAYVTNRKYDSVSVIDTATHNPIGFVAKYSGKSPVGIAVTPNGEKAYVANSGSSSISVVKLR; from the coding sequence ATGCGTTCAATCCAGCAGCGTTCCAAAAAGCAAAGAGGCTACAGGGGGAAGGTTTTAGGTGCGGTACTCACGCTGTCCCTGCTGCCTCTCACGGGCTCCTACTCTGCCTCGGCATCTTCTTCTCTACCCGAGCAAAGCCGTGTGATCTCCCAACACGGCCATGGCAACCCGCTACGTATCGCAATAAGCCCCAACGGGGCAATTGCATACGTTGTTAACGCCACGAGCCACTCTATCTCCGTCATTGATGTCGCCAGCGACACTCGGATTGGGCAGGTAGCAAATTATCGGGGTCGCTATCCAAGCGACGTAGCTTTTTCACCCGATGGCGCCATCGCTTACGTCACCAATTCTGCCAGTCATTCCGTCTCCGTCGTCTACGTTGCAACCCACACCGTTTTACACGAGGTCCATAATTACCAGGGGAAAAGTCCGAGAAGAGTGGATTTTTCTCCCTATGGCGACGTTGCCTACGTGACCAATCCGGAGAGCAATTCCGTCTCCGTTATTGACCCCGTCACCCATACGCAAATCTCAACAGTGCACCGATACAGAGGCTCTAACCCTCAAAGCGTGAGGTTCGCACCAGACGGCAGTATTGCCTACGTAACCAACGCCGGACGCGGTGATTTCAATCCCTCCATTTCCGTAATCGATGCCGGCTCAAACATACAGTACGGTTACACAAGGTACACTGGAGCGATGCCCGACGATGTAGCCTTTTCGCCCACCTCAACCATTGCCTACGTCACCGATTCACACCCCGACAAAGACATTTCTGTGCTCTACGGGCAGAACGAGATAAAAACCATCAATAGACCAGATCTAAGATTCAACACCTCAGAAACAGCGTTCTCATCCGATGGGAAGTATGCCTACGTCACCAACAGGAAATATGACTCCGTCTCGGTCATTGACACCGCCACCCATAACCCAATCGGCTTCGTGGCAAAGTACTCGGGAAAGAGCCCGGTCGGTATTGCGGTTACCCCGAATGGCGAAAAAGCCTACGTTGCGAACTCGGGCAGTAGCTCTATCTCGGTTGTGAAACTCCGCTAA
- a CDS encoding YcnI family protein — protein MNVQTKRPLMIGAAALGALALTLGSPLAASAHVTIGEESAVAGSYTVLTFGIPHGCEGSPTTGISIQIPEGINAVTPTRAANYTVDKVMENLTTPITDSHGNEVNERVSEVVYTALTPLPEGYRDAIELSLQVPKEKAGETLYFPTVQTCEEGESAWIEIPAVNQNPFELPLPAPFISVVAADSASGTEDVADTHAAEQPADQTPLIITSLIVGSLGLVAGAIALLRGRKKA, from the coding sequence ATGAATGTACAGACCAAAAGACCCCTGATGATCGGCGCGGCAGCTCTCGGTGCTCTCGCGCTCACCCTGGGCAGCCCGCTTGCGGCAAGCGCCCACGTGACGATCGGCGAGGAGAGCGCCGTGGCCGGCTCCTACACCGTTCTCACCTTTGGTATTCCGCACGGCTGTGAGGGATCACCCACCACCGGAATATCGATTCAAATTCCCGAGGGAATCAACGCAGTCACCCCCACTCGTGCGGCAAACTACACTGTAGACAAGGTGATGGAGAATCTGACCACACCCATCACGGATAGCCACGGTAACGAGGTGAACGAGCGAGTGTCCGAGGTCGTCTACACCGCGCTCACGCCGCTTCCCGAGGGGTACCGGGACGCCATTGAGCTCTCGTTGCAGGTACCGAAGGAAAAAGCGGGCGAAACCCTCTATTTCCCAACCGTGCAGACCTGTGAAGAGGGCGAGTCCGCCTGGATAGAGATCCCTGCCGTGAACCAAAACCCCTTTGAACTGCCGCTTCCCGCACCCTTTATCTCGGTTGTTGCCGCCGATAGCGCTAGCGGCACGGAGGATGTGGCAGATACTCACGCAGCGGAACAGCCCGCCGACCAGACGCCGCTGATAATCACCTCGCTTATTGTCGGATCGCTCGGGTTGGTAGCAGGTGCGATTGCGCTCCTCCGGGGGCGTAAAAAGGCATGA